From the Hordeum vulgare subsp. vulgare chromosome 1H, MorexV3_pseudomolecules_assembly, whole genome shotgun sequence genome, the window CGGCATGGGGATGGAGAGAGCCGGTTTTTCCCGAGCCGCAACGGTCCGGACCGGTTTTTTCTTTAAGGGCCTGACCGGTGGGCCATGTCTGTCAGAAAGCGAATATATACGTAGAAATACAAGGTTTGCAACATATTGTCTGTATCTTGATACGTATTTGCAAATAAATTAAAAGATGACATCAACTTATGAATACGGTCCTTATGAATACGGTCCGAATTGTGATCACAATTAACTCGGCCGGGAGGTACAACACCACAACCCCACCGCATATAAAACCTCGAAAAAGCAATGGGGACTAGGCTGGCCCATCGCAGAAAAGACGTGCACCTTCATCACCTACGAAACTTCCCCACCCGTGTTCAGTGGTACATCACACATTGACCGGACCTGAAACGCATCCATCCATGCGTTCCACGCTACCACATTTCCGCTTAAATTTCCTCCAAATTCTTTCCGTCAAAAGGAAGGCACAGcgattcgcaaaaaaaaaaaaaaaaaaacataaaGGAAAAGAGGCAACGCGCCGGATATTCTCCGTATTTTTCCTATCAAGGGTCGCACACACAGTACATGGGCTCTCCTCCTCGGCGGCGCAGCTGTTCCTCCATGGCGTGCGGCGGTACCCGCATGGAGTGGTCCTCGCTGCCGGCCGATCTTGTTCTCGCCATCTTCGCGCTGCTCCCCTCCGACGCCGACCGCGTCCGCTTCCGCGCCGTCTGCCAGGGGTGGGCCGCGGTGGCAGCGTTCTGGCGCCCGCGGCCGTGGCTCGTCGGCTCCCGCACCGACCGCTCCGGCCAGGGCGCCGCCATGTCGTCCTTCTGGCTCTCCCAGGCCGGCCGCCTCGTGCCGTTTGCCGCCGCCGTGCCTTCCGGGCTGGAGTACCTCTCCTCCTCCCACGGCTACCTCGTGCTCTCCGACCCCGGGGCCGTCCCCAAGGCGATTACGCTGGTCAACCCCGTCACCGGCCGGCGCATCTCGCTCCCTCCCATCGCCTTCTTCAAGAAGTGGCACGACGTGGCCACCGTCGTGTTCTCGGCCGATCCGGGCGGGGCCGCCGACTGGGCCGCGGTGGCCGCCGGCTTCCCGGCCAACCGCATCGCCTACTACAGCTCCGCATCGGGGGCGTGGACGCCCCTGGATTTCAGCGCCGCCGGGTACGCCGGGGTCGAGCACTACAGGGGGCGGTTCTACGTGGCCTTCAAGAACCAGCTCTGCGTCATCTGCGAGCTCGAGtgcggcgcgccccctgccgtcATCCCGCTCGAGCACgtcgacggcgacgacggcggcggtggaTCCGACGATGACGAGCAGGTCCCTGGAAGCGGCAGGTCCGTCGCCCTCGACGCGCACCTGGTGGAGTGCGACGGCCAGCTGCTGCTCGTGTCGGTGCGCGACGAGACGGACTACAACTCGGACAACGACATTGGCGCGggcgacgccgacgccgacggcGAGGACAgcaccggcggcggcggcagcaccCGCGTGGTCGAGGTGCACAGGGTGGAATTGGTCGGGGACGGCGCGGTGCGGCTGGTGCGGGTGCAGGACCTCGGCTGGCACGCGCTCTTCCTGGGCCGGAACCGAGCGTTCGCGCTCTCGCCGGCGGACTTCCCGGCGTGCCGCGTCAACTGCGTCTACCTCTTGGACAGGCAGGGCCACCCTGACGGGGTCGTCAGGGTGGTGAACATGGAGAGCCAGTGGGCTCGCCTCGAGGAGACGATCTATCCCGACGACGGCCGGCGAGGTTTGCCCTCGGTCGGCTGGGCTCGCCGTGGCTGGTTCTTCCCAAATTATTAGCCCCAGCATTGTTATAAGCCTCTAATTGACTGCTACCGTTTCAACATTCATACTTCAAACTACGATTTTTGGGGTTATGAACCTTGAGCATAACACAGTTAATTTCTTTGACATCAATCAGAAATGTTATTATGGGTTTGGTGAGCTCCGAGCGTAAGCCTAGCATGACCATGGTTGATGCCAACGGCGACAACGTCTTTGGACGTCGTTTCCCTTTTTGAAGACGTTGTCGTGTGGAGCCCCTTCACCTTTTTTGTCACCTCGCTCAAATTTCGGATGAAAACCTTAGCTCCGGCCTTGGCCACAGCGGGCATCGACGCGTTCAGTCGCTTCCTCTTTGGGGGCGATGCCTTTAGAGGTCCGGTCCCTTGTTAGCTATGATGGCTTTGGAGTTTTGTCGTCGGCCAGGTGTCTGCTTTGGAGTTTTGTCGTCGGCCAGGTGTCTGCGCGGCCTCAGGGCCGGTGTGGAAGTCGGAGTGGCAACTTCGAAGATTTCCTTTGGGTCTGGTGTTGCCTTTGGTCGCTTGGGCGGCAAAACCATCGACTCGGTTGGATCGTGGCCTCGGGGCCAGTGTGGATGTCGGAGCAGCGGCTTCGGAGATGGTTGTTGGGTGTCGGCTTCGGTTGTTCGGATGACAAAGCGGGCCGCTCGCCCTGAGCGCGACCTTTAGGATCGGCGTGTGTTCTTGTTGATCGTAAGTCGAAGCGGCGGCTTCGGAATAGGGTTGTAGGGTGTCGATTTCGGTTGCTCGGGCAACGGAGTTGGCGGCTCATCGGATGCGCGGCCTCTGGGTCGATGCGTGGATCGTTGTTGTATTGATTTTCGGTCTGTTTTTTTATTAACTGATCAATTCTTCTTTTTTTATATGAAAAGGTAGAGCTTCTGCTGGTTGctaaacaaacaaaacaaaaatcggAAATGTTATTGTTAAATCAAATGGGTACATACCATTCGATTCCGGGGTTTCAGatatatttttcttttgatcAAGTCCTTACAATTAAAAGCAACTTCAACAGCTTCCTTAAAAGTCTTCTAAAAAACCTATTTAAAAATTCGTCTAATTAATCAATTAACTTATCTATGAGTTAATTAATCATctgattaattaattaactatctAATTAACTTGTTGGTTAGCCTATTAATCCTCTACTCGTCGGTGAACCGACCAGCTACCGGATAACGATTTTCTTAACAATGCATAATACTTCAAACACACTTTATTGTCTCAACAATGCATAATACTTCAAACATACTTTGAGGTTGACGAGTCACCACAATACAAGCACCATTGCAAGTTTAAGACTTAAACCTTCATAGGTTGGTTTCATCATAAAAAACATAACCATCTTAGCTATGCGTTGTTTGTACATACATATAACTAACTAACTATACATTTCACAACTAGAATATAATTTGTAGTTGGCTCTGTTATTATCTATTATTATCCTTACTTTAACACTGTAGATCTCTTTCACTCGAGTTATTACAAACTAAAAAGGTATTCATAACCTCGCTCTCAAACTAATCAAATAGACGGTCTGAACTGTGCCCGTCCCAAAAGTGTGACCCGGCTGCTCTCCCAGAACTGTTCGTTGACATCCGGTCTGATCGGCACTCCTCAAACCCATCCCAAATCCGAGACAGGTATGGAGAGGCCCGGACGCATCCACCACGTTCGACCAACCCACCTTGGCCCATCTGGACCTCATAAATATCACCACTCGGGTGAACCCTAGACCGTAGTCATACCACACTCCCCGTCTTCACTTCACCTTCATATCCTCTTTCCTCCTCTCCTATTTTGATCCAATGTCGAGCTCCGGTAGCACACCATCTTGCGTCGACTACCCTGTTGGCTGGGAGTCATTGTTGCACGAGACGAAGGCGGACGACGAGTAGGAGCTCACTGTCTCCATCGCGTTGCATCGGTCATGGCTACAAAGGCAAAAGCGGAAGCTCTGGCTCCACGCCGTCCCGCGTCGCCCGATGATGACACCGGCCTATCGCGTCCGCGCAGCTCCGGGCACTACCCCCTACTCACGCGCCCCTCTCTGAGCCCTTCTTTACCTTCTACGGATGGCGTCCCCGGTCACCCTGGGTCCGCGTGCCTACGCCGGCATGGACGCAGATGCCCGAATCCAAGGCGTGGGCCGCATGCCGCGAGAGGCAGCGGGTGAGGGAGAGGGCTATGTCGGCAGAGGCGATGTCCTCCAGCATATCTTGTGTGTCGATCGATCCGGGCAACCAACTCCTCGTGGCGGTCCTCCATCGCTCGCTCACCACTGCGGAGACGGACAAGCGGTGGCTCCCGTAATAATGGGAAATCCCTCCGGTTCGCCATCAATCGGTTGGAGTGCATGGTGGTGCGGATGCGGCGGCTAAAGCCAGGGCCGCTTGGATGGCAAAGGAGCGGGAGCGGGCGGTCCGTCAGATGGCCTGCATCATCTCCTCTGATGGCGACGCCCCTCCCACCGACAATGCATACATGGAGGGTTGCGGCTGCATCGGCGGTCGCAAGGGCATGGGACCGACGCGGAAGTGGTGATTTCCCGACGCCTCCGTCTTTGTTTAGTTTTAATTTAATTTAGTCTTTAACTGTGTTGCCGGGGATGAACTAAATCTTTTGTTATATGTGCGTATGGGATTTAATTTGAACTGTATTTATCTATGTCCGTCTATGTCGGTATGATGATCGACGTAGATAATTTCTCACATTGCATAGGTATCATGGTTTTGAGGGGTCGGATTTGTGGTATTCGGTTGTGGACGTGCCCATATGAGGGCTGACCGGTCAAGGTCGGCTCGTCCACAAACGTttaggaggttggatttgttgtaTCCGGTTGTAGATGTTCTTAGTGCCTACATAGCCTTCGATTTCAGTCTTCATATCTGAGGTTCTTTTGATGAAATCATACAACAAATGTTGAGTTTAGCATAACAACTTTTTGAAGAAAGATCCAAAATCGctagaaataaataaataatgattGTTATTAGAGAATCTTGTACTAAGAATTGGCCATTGATACATTGTATAAACATAACCTCAATTTAGTGAATTAACTCACTTGTTTTACTCATTAGAATATAAATCTTAAAAAATAACTAGAATTTGACCTGCTAGTGTTGTAAGTTCAAAAAGTCTAGTAAACTGGAAAATATGTTTCATGTATCCTTAGTTCATATAGGGCTGAATGTTAAATGGATGTTCTTATGTCTCGCAAGTTACCTCAGAATCTGAAGAAACCCTCCTATTCGTTCAAAAGTAGTGGACTATCTCCTATCCTATTCTCCATTCTTCAAGCTTTGAGTAAACTCGACTCTGTTTGTGCAAACTGACAATCGTctccttt encodes:
- the LOC123410530 gene encoding uncharacterized protein LOC123410530, whose amino-acid sequence is MACGGTRMEWSSLPADLVLAIFALLPSDADRVRFRAVCQGWAAVAAFWRPRPWLVGSRTDRSGQGAAMSSFWLSQAGRLVPFAAAVPSGLEYLSSSHGYLVLSDPGAVPKAITLVNPVTGRRISLPPIAFFKKWHDVATVVFSADPGGAADWAAVAAGFPANRIAYYSSASGAWTPLDFSAAGYAGVEHYRGRFYVAFKNQLCVICELECGAPPAVIPLEHVDGDDGGGGSDDDEQVPGSGRSVALDAHLVECDGQLLLVSVRDETDYNSDNDIGAGDADADGEDSTGGGGSTRVVEVHRVELVGDGAVRLVRVQDLGWHALFLGRNRAFALSPADFPACRVNCVYLLDRQGHPDGVVRVVNMESQWARLEETIYPDDGRRGLPSVGWARRGWFFPNY